A region of the Candidatus Palauibacter australiensis genome:
CACGTCGCCGGCCACGCAGCGGCGGCCGCGGCGGAAGCGGCGCCGGCCGCAATCGACGCCGTCGGCGATGCCGCCGCCAGCGTGTTCGAGGCGATCCTCGAAATTGTCGGCGGTATCTTCGGCTGACACCTTCCGGATTCGCGGAGGCGCCCCATCCGCTACACTCCGGGCCCGCTCCGATCGCAGGCTGTTTCTTCCGACTGGAGAACCGACGAATGGAAATCGTGCTGGCCACGCTGGCCGACGCCGCCAACACATCGAGCGACGGCAAGCTCAATCTCATGGGACTCTTCGACACGCTCTACGCCGGCGCCATGCCGGTGACCCACCCGTCCATGCAACTGGTCCTGAGGATCCGCGCCGAGTCTTCCGAGACCGACCGGCAGCACGAACTCGAAATCCGCTGCATGGACGAGGACGGACAGGAACTGTTCAAGGTGACGGGCGGGTTCTCCGTCCAGGCTCCGCCGGGGAAGGCGGCCACCTTCAATCACGTCGTCGGCATCAACAACCTGACGCTTCAGAAGTACGGCGGGTACACGTTCCCGATCTTCATCAACCGGGACCTGAAGCGCACGGTGGAACTCGACGTGATGAAGGCGGAGGGACCCGCCGACCCACCCGGGACGGACGGCGGGAACTGAAGGGCCGCAGGTTCAGCGGCCGTCGGGGGCGGGACCGGCGGCCGACTCCGCTTCCCACAGGCGCCGCTGCTCGCTCGTGAGGTAGTGCCGGATCGCGGTCGCATCCTCCAGCGAGAGGAGGTCGCCGAAGCCGGCCATGCCGTTCGCGGCGAGCGCGCCGCCGAGCACCACGGCGTCGAAGCTCTCCCACGCGCCGCCATCCATGCGGCGCAGGTCGGGATAGGCGGAGAGGTGTTCGTCCGAGGCCCGGTGACAGATGCCGCAGTGGACCCCGAAAAGGTCCGCCCCGCGCTGGACCCTGGCCGCGTCGAGCGCGAGATCCGGCGGTTCCGGCGTGGTCGGCACGATCTGCGCGGGCGGTAGCGGCACCTCCCGGCCATCGAGCCTGAAGACGAGCAGCCGCCCCGCGCTGTCGTAGTCGTACGCCGCCGAGCCGAGCGGATAGGCGGCGCCCCTCGGCCCCCCGTAGCCCGCCATGACCGCGATGTACTGCACGCCGTCCACCTCGTACGTCATGGGCCCCGCCATCACGCCGGTGCCGAGATGGATGCTGTGGATGCGCGCGCCGGTATCGGCCTGGTGGAAGTCGAGCGTGCCCACCGCCGTCCCCTGAATGACGAGGTTTCCGCCCGTCACCAGCGTGCCCCCGTTCCACATGCTGCCGCGCGGCACCCGCCACAATTCGCGTCCCGCGACGGGGTCCCACGCGAGGAGAAACTCGTTGGGGCCGATATCGGGGAGACCTTCGGCGAGGTGCGCGAACTCCTCCGGGAACGGAGGCCAGGAGGCCGCGAAGCCTTCGTACGCGACCTCCGGGCGATGATCGAACGCGTCCAGCGAACGCCACAGCATGGCCTGTTCGCGGGCGGGGATGTAGGCGATGCCCGTCTCGGGGTTGAAGGACATCGGCTGCCAGTTGTGGCCGCCCGCGGAGGAGGGGAAGACGACGCGCGGTTCGTCGCGATAGTCAGCGGCGGGGTTCGGGATCGGCCGCCCCGTCTCGAGATCGATCCCCTGTGCCCAGTTGACGGTGACGAAGTTCTCCGCCCGCAGCAGTTCGCCCGTGGCGCGGTCTAGCACGTAGAAGAAGCCGTTCTTGGGGGCCTGCATCAGGACGTCGCGCGGGCGGCCGTCGATCGTGACCGTGCTCAGGATGAGGTTCTGCGTCGCGGTGTAGTCCCAGATCTCGCCCGGCACCGTCTGGTAGTGCCAGGCGAGGCGGCCCGTCTTCGGGTCGATGGCGAGGATGGAGACGAGGTAGAGGTTGTCGCCCCCCGACGGGCTCCGGTGCCAGATCGGATAGGGGTAGGCGTTCCCCGTCCCGACGTAGAGGAGATCGAGGGCGGGGTCGTAGGCCATCTCCCCCCAGACGGTGCCCCCGAGTCCGCCTTCCCAGGCCGAGTCCGGGTCCCACGTGGCGGCGGCCGCCTCCATCTCCGGGTGCTCGAAGCCCTCCGCCGGATCGCCGGGAACGGTGAAGAAGCGCCACGCCTCCTCGCCGGTTTCGAGGTCGTACGCCGTGATGTAGCCGCGCACGCCGAAGTCGCCGCCGGCGTTGCCGAGGACGACGACGTCGCCGGCGATCTGCGGCGAGCCGGTGCTCGTGTAGGAGAGGGACCGGTCGATGAACGTGTCGACGCGCCAGACCTCCTCGCCCGTCGCCGCGTCGAGCGCCACCAGCCATCCGTCGAAGGTGCCGATGTAGACGCGCCCCTCCCACACCTCGAGTCCGCGGTTGACGGGGCCGCAGCACCCCTTGCGCGTGGTGCTCGGGTCGACCGACGGGTCGTAGCGCCAGACCGGTTCCCCCGTCGCCGCGTCGAGTGCCGCGACGCTTCCCCAGGGACCGGGCGAGTACATCACGCCGTCGACGACCACGGGAGTGGCCTCGAGCCCCCAATGGACGGAGCCGACGTGGGACCGCCACGGGTACTCCCAGGCGAGACCCACGGCGGCCGCGTTCATGACGTGGATGCGCCCGAGCGGCGAATACCGCGTTTCCCCGAAATCCCGGCCGGAGGTCAGCCACTCCGCCGGGACCGTGTCCGTCGCCAGCAGGCGGTCCCGGTTGACGGCGCCGGCCACGTCGCGGGGCGGGGACGGTTCGCAGGCCGCCAGCGCGCAGGAGGCGAGAAGCGCCCCGGCCAGCGCGCGGGCGCCCGGATTGCCGCGGGTCACAAGCTCTCTAGAAGCGGGGAGTTACGGTCAGGCGGAAGCTCCGCGTGGGTCCCGGACTCCGTTCCTGCACGTCCACGTAGGTCGTCTGGAACACGTTCTCGATCTTCGCCTGCACGCGGGTCCCCAGAATCTGGCCGCGCACGCGCAGGTCGACGAGGTTGATGGCGCTGCGCTCGTCGAGCGGGAAGGCGAGCACCTGCTCCACGCGGCTCCGGTGGCGGAAGTCGATGGCGACGGCGCCCCTCCAGCCGGTGGCGGTCGCGGTGAAGTTGTGGCGCGAACGATAGGGGAGCGCGCGCCCGGTCCGGTCGTCCCTCGTGTCGAGGAAGGTGTAGTTCGCGTTGAGGTCCAGACGGGTCGGGATCACGCCGATCCGCAGGCCCGCGTCGACGCCCCGCACCATGGCTTCCGCGACGTTGCGGAACTGAAACACGAACACGTTGTTGGGCGCTGGCGACGGCTCGATGAGGTCGGTGTAGTCGCTCCAGAAGAGTCCGGCGTCCAGCCAGACGCGATCGCTCACGTGCACGGTCGCCCCAACCTCTCGAGCCCAGGCGGATTCTCCCCGCAGTTCGAGATTGGGGATGACTCGAAAGCCGAACTGCGTCGTCGACGTGAACTGCTCGGACACGCTCGGCGCCCGGTATCCGCGGCTGAGGGACCCTCGTAGGCTCAACCGGTCGCTCGCCTCGTAGACGATCCCGAGTTTCGGATTGAGGAAGCGGTCCTCCTTCGCCGCCGAGGCGTTGTGGTAGTCGAGTCGCAGGCCCACCGAGCCGCGAACCCGGTCCGAGAACGTGATCTCATCCTGAGCGAACAGCGCGAGGTCCGTCACGTCGGGCGATGGCTCCAGGAAATTCGAGGTCACGCCGGTGAAAGCGCCTTCCGCCCCGATCGTCAGCGCGTGCGAGCGGTTGGGGAAGAGAGACCACTGGACATCGGTGCCGAGGCGCGTCGAGCGGTGGAAGTCCTCGTTGTCGTGGAAATGGTTCTGGTTCCGCGCGTGGTAGATGTGCGGGCGCACCTGCACGCGGTGTTTCGGCGTGACGATCGGATTGGCCGTCATGCCGAAGACGAGGTCGTCCGAGCGAATCCAGTCGCCGAGTTCGGCCGGGTCGACCTCCAGCGGCCGGTCCGGCGACAGCCAGGTGAAGAACTCCTCCTCTTCCTTCCGCGTCCAGTTGACGAAGATCTCCCACGGATTGGCGGACTCCGCCGGGAAGACGGTCTTGAGCCGCATCCGCCAGCGCTCCAGCGCGCCGTTCTGCCGGAACCCGTCCGATTCCTCCCGGGCCAGGTAGAGGGTGGTACCGACATCGCCGATGCGGCGCGAATGTTGGAGGGCAAGCCCTTCCCTGCTCAGGCGCTCGTCCGTGAACGAATGGCGGGCCGGCGTGTCGAAGAGTCCCACGTAGCCGCGGACGATGGTCTCGGGCTCCGCCGGCGGGCGTTTCGTGATCACGTTCACGACGCCGCCCAGCGCGTTCGTCCCCCACAGCGTGGAGTGCGGACCCTTCACGATCTCGATCTGGTCCACGTCCAGCACGGGCAGACCGCTGAAATCGATCGACGCCCCCACGCCGGAGAGCACGCGGTGGCCATCGAGGAGCATGAGAACCCGGCTGCCGACGCCCCGCGCCAGGCCGGTGGCCCCCCGGATGTCCATTTGGCCGGAATTGAAGATCACGCCCTGCGCGAACGGAAGGGCCTCGTCGAGGGTCACGATGTCGCGGTTGCCGAGTTCGTCGCCGCTCATCACGGCGACGCTCACCGGGGCTTCGCCGGGGCGGGCGGCGGAGCGGCTCGCCGTCACGGTCAACTCGGGAACGTCGAACATCCGGCGCTCGAGCAGGATGCTGAGTTCTCCGGACGTCTCGGGCTCGATCTCACGTTCGGAGGCGCGAAAGCCATCCGCGACCACGATCAGCGTATAAGTGCCATCAGCCGGTGACGGGATCGCGAAACCGCCATCGGTCCGCGTCGTCGCCCTCAGCGGGGTGTCGCGGATGAGCACGGTGGCCCCGGCCAGCGGTGCGCCCGTCTCCGCGTCCAGGACGCGGCCGCGCACGATGGCGTCCTGGGCCTGGGCAGCGAGCGGTGCGCTCGCGTAGAAGGAGGCGAGCGCCGCCCGCGCGTAGAAGGAGGCGAGCACCGCGCGCATGTAGAAGAAGACGAGCGCGGCGCTTGCCGTGAGACGTCGTCGGATCCCGACCGCTACTGCCGCTGCCAAACCGTCGTCGAGACTGCCGGCAGCGGCTCCGTTACCATGACGGTGAGGACGTTGCCCGCCAGCGTGTACGTACCCAGAGCCTGCACTTCGGTACCGTTCTGCTGCCAGGTGCCGTCCGTACGGATGGTGAACGTGCCCTGGTCCTGAAGCATGATCCCCGCAGCGGGCACCGAGACTTCATAAGTCATCGTGCCCGACGCGCTGTCACCGGAGGACGAGGTCTGCGAGAGCGTGAAAGTTCCTGAGGCGATCGGCGGACCGACCGTAGCGCCACCCTGCGTCAGGGATACGAGACTATACGTGCCGGAGAGGTCCGGCGGTCCCGCGGCGGGGGGCGGCTCCGGGTCCATGGTGTCGCCGCCGCAGCCCGCGACAAGCGTCGCGACGACCAGCGGCACGCACAATCTGAGCAAGCGCTTCTTCATGAAACCTCCGTCAGTTTCGGATCCGGCGTCCGTGCGAGGACGCGGCTTCTTTCAAGATAGTCGTCCGGTTCGGCGTTGCCGAGACCGATGCTCCGCTCTATCGGCCATCCTCGTCATCGGCGGGCACCGGGGCGGAGTTCGTTTCTCCTTCGGGTTCTTCGCGCTCCACGACGATCGAGCAGTTCGTGACGAGGGCGGCGATGGCGCCGATCGCCGCCCACGCGGGCAGCATCAGCGTCCCCACGACGCCGATGGAGAGCGGCACCTCGATGAGTTCCTTCCCGTCTTCGTTCCGGATCGAGATGCGGCGCACGTTCCCCTCCCGGATGATCTCCTTGATCTTCCGCACGAGGTTCTCGCCCGGCACTCGGTGTTCCTCGGTCATGTCCACCTCCCTTGCGGCGCAGCCGCGCGTCCGGCTTGATGTTGGAGTCTGACAGTCCGCTGTACGCTCGCAATCCGGTCCGGGTTTTGCGAGCCGCGCGGAAACCCCTCTCCCGAGGAAAACGATGACACGCTATCGACTGGAACTGCGCGCCCTCGTGCTGGCGCTCGGCGTTGCGGCCTGCGGGGAGGCGGCGGACGACTCTGAAACGTCCGCTGTCGGAGACGGACTCCCGGAGGGGGCGGAGGCGATCTCCCTCCTTGGCGAACCTCTCTATCCTTCCCCCGCTTCGGCGGAGCAGGCGCAAGACATCGAGGTCGCGCGTACGGACTACGACGCGGATCCGGACGATGCGGACGCGATCATCTGGCTCGGGCGGCGCGTCGGGTATACGGGGGCGTTTCGCGACGCGATCGAGATCTTCTCGGAGGGGATCGAGAAGCACCCGGATGACGCGCGGATGTACCGTCATCGAGGGCACCGCTGGATCAGCGAAAAACGGATGTCGCAACCCACGGCATGAAATCGTCTAAGTTCAACCGGGACTGCACGATCTGCCACTCGTGCCGTTTGATGATTCTGATTCCCCAACGACACGATCACGGGAAAGACGAGATCGTTTGGCCGGAAACCCGATGTGGGCCGTCCGCAGAACTGGCGGTACGTCTCTGGCGGCAACCTTGACCCACCGCCGTGCGCTGACGATCGAGAAGCTCATCTTCAGGACACACGCCTACGGCGTTCGGCGGCAAGCTGTCTCGTGACTCCGGTGACACGGATACGATATTCCACCATGTCCTTGCTCAGAATCCGATTTCTTGCGATCGTCGCGGGCGTCTTTCCCTGCCTCAGGTCGTGAATCAGGGCGAAGCGCGGCAGGAGGAGGCATCCGGAGAGCCATGCTGCCTCCTCTTCCTGCTGCTTTTCGCCGGAGAGGAAGGCGATGCTCCCAAGACGTTCGAGACGCGAGAAGTTGTGGCCGAGCACGATATGGGCCACCTCATGAGCAATGTCGCTGTTTCGCCTCGTGTCCGACATCAGCGGATTGAAGACGATGGCGTAGCGATTGCCGGGCAGCTTGAACGTGCAGGCAAAGAAAGCGTCGCGCTGGATGCGACGGAGTTCCTCCAGCTTCCCGATGTCGACCAGAGCGTCCGCCGGCCGCACGATGCAGTGCAGGTGTTCGGCCAGCTTCACAGCATCCATCCCGTCGTTGGGCGTGAGGCTCATTTCGCTCCAGAGGTCCTTCGCGAGGCGCTCGGCCTCAGCCTTGAAGCCACGGCGGAGAGCCATCGTCACTCCTCGTCCAAGAGGGCTTGACGCATTTCGCCGAGTAGGTCGGCGAAGAGCACCGAAGCCTCGGGCCTGAACGTGGAAGCCGCCCGGAGGTGGAAAGCGGTTGCCGCATCGGTAGGTTCCGCCAGTCGGCCGTACAACTCCCTGACGAGCCCGGCGATTGCTGCTGCGGCACCGGAGGAAAGCGCCGGGTCACCGCGCAGGTGGGCCTCGATCAACTCCGGGGTCGAATCGGATGTGACACCCCCGGGCTCAAGGAAGTCCGCTGCGGAGCGCCCCAC
Encoded here:
- a CDS encoding ImmA/IrrE family metallo-endopeptidase, with amino-acid sequence MALRRGFKAEAERLAKDLWSEMSLTPNDGMDAVKLAEHLHCIVRPADALVDIGKLEELRRIQRDAFFACTFKLPGNRYAIVFNPLMSDTRRNSDIAHEVAHIVLGHNFSRLERLGSIAFLSGEKQQEEEAAWLSGCLLLPRFALIHDLRQGKTPATIARNRILSKDMVEYRIRVTGVTRQLAAERRRRVS
- a CDS encoding helix-turn-helix transcriptional regulator; this encodes MRRQGETLRVQDLAKLLRDRRATKGLGLRAAAEEAGVSFNTLARVEKGHVPDIETFSRIARWVGRSAADFLEPGGVTSDSTPELIEAHLRGDPALSSGAAAAIAGLVRELYGRLAEPTDAATAFHLRAASTFRPEASVLFADLLGEMRQALLDEE
- a CDS encoding DUF4342 domain-containing protein, translating into MTEEHRVPGENLVRKIKEIIREGNVRRISIRNEDGKELIEVPLSIGVVGTLMLPAWAAIGAIAALVTNCSIVVEREEPEGETNSAPVPADDEDGR
- a CDS encoding TonB-dependent receptor codes for the protein MAAAVAVGIRRRLTASAALVFFYMRAVLASFYARAALASFYASAPLAAQAQDAIVRGRVLDAETGAPLAGATVLIRDTPLRATTRTDGGFAIPSPADGTYTLIVVADGFRASEREIEPETSGELSILLERRMFDVPELTVTASRSAARPGEAPVSVAVMSGDELGNRDIVTLDEALPFAQGVIFNSGQMDIRGATGLARGVGSRVLMLLDGHRVLSGVGASIDFSGLPVLDVDQIEIVKGPHSTLWGTNALGGVVNVITKRPPAEPETIVRGYVGLFDTPARHSFTDERLSREGLALQHSRRIGDVGTTLYLAREESDGFRQNGALERWRMRLKTVFPAESANPWEIFVNWTRKEEEEFFTWLSPDRPLEVDPAELGDWIRSDDLVFGMTANPIVTPKHRVQVRPHIYHARNQNHFHDNEDFHRSTRLGTDVQWSLFPNRSHALTIGAEGAFTGVTSNFLEPSPDVTDLALFAQDEITFSDRVRGSVGLRLDYHNASAAKEDRFLNPKLGIVYEASDRLSLRGSLSRGYRAPSVSEQFTSTTQFGFRVIPNLELRGESAWAREVGATVHVSDRVWLDAGLFWSDYTDLIEPSPAPNNVFVFQFRNVAEAMVRGVDAGLRIGVIPTRLDLNANYTFLDTRDDRTGRALPYRSRHNFTATATGWRGAVAIDFRHRSRVEQVLAFPLDERSAINLVDLRVRGQILGTRVQAKIENVFQTTYVDVQERSPGPTRSFRLTVTPRF
- a CDS encoding PQQ-dependent dehydrogenase, methanol/ethanol family; protein product: MTRGNPGARALAGALLASCALAACEPSPPRDVAGAVNRDRLLATDTVPAEWLTSGRDFGETRYSPLGRIHVMNAAAVGLAWEYPWRSHVGSVHWGLEATPVVVDGVMYSPGPWGSVAALDAATGEPVWRYDPSVDPSTTRKGCCGPVNRGLEVWEGRVYIGTFDGWLVALDAATGEEVWRVDTFIDRSLSYTSTGSPQIAGDVVVLGNAGGDFGVRGYITAYDLETGEEAWRFFTVPGDPAEGFEHPEMEAAAATWDPDSAWEGGLGGTVWGEMAYDPALDLLYVGTGNAYPYPIWHRSPSGGDNLYLVSILAIDPKTGRLAWHYQTVPGEIWDYTATQNLILSTVTIDGRPRDVLMQAPKNGFFYVLDRATGELLRAENFVTVNWAQGIDLETGRPIPNPAADYRDEPRVVFPSSAGGHNWQPMSFNPETGIAYIPAREQAMLWRSLDAFDHRPEVAYEGFAASWPPFPEEFAHLAEGLPDIGPNEFLLAWDPVAGRELWRVPRGSMWNGGTLVTGGNLVIQGTAVGTLDFHQADTGARIHSIHLGTGVMAGPMTYEVDGVQYIAVMAGYGGPRGAAYPLGSAAYDYDSAGRLLVFRLDGREVPLPPAQIVPTTPEPPDLALDAARVQRGADLFGVHCGICHRASDEHLSAYPDLRRMDGGAWESFDAVVLGGALAANGMAGFGDLLSLEDATAIRHYLTSEQRRLWEAESAAGPAPDGR